One genomic window of Candidatus Pseudobacter hemicellulosilyticus includes the following:
- the purB gene encoding adenylosuccinate lyase has protein sequence MELNTLTAISPIDGRYRNQVQHLDDYFSEFALMKYRVLVEVEYFLFLCDKKFFSVPAAVKKGLRAVAENFSLEDAQTIKETEKITNHDVKAVEYFLKKKLEGLNAPQVAEWVHFGLTSQDINNTAIPLSWKEAIEFEYLPALLNLNRQLELLAEEWKDIPMLARTHGQPASPTRLGKEIRVFVERLENQVERFIEVPVTAKFGGATGNFNAHQIAFPNKDWVKLGNGFVEGVLGLQRQQFTTQIEHYDNLAAHFDAMKRINTILLDFSRDVWTYISMDYFKQRTKKGEIGSSAMPHKVNPIDFENAEGNLGISSALLEHLAAKLPVSRLQRDLTDSTVLRNIGVPFAHIILAIRSIEKGLGKLVLNDEKIYNDLDNNWAVVAEAIQTVLRRENYPQPYEALKELTRGKNGITKQSMHQFIDGLKVTAVLKKELKKITPHNYTGVNPEF, from the coding sequence ATGGAACTGAACACACTGACCGCTATTTCACCGATCGACGGACGTTACCGCAACCAGGTACAGCACCTGGACGATTATTTCTCCGAATTTGCGCTCATGAAATACCGGGTGCTGGTGGAAGTGGAGTATTTCCTGTTCCTCTGCGACAAAAAGTTTTTCAGCGTTCCCGCCGCCGTGAAGAAAGGCCTGCGGGCCGTGGCGGAGAATTTCAGCCTGGAAGACGCACAAACCATCAAGGAAACCGAAAAGATCACCAACCACGACGTAAAAGCCGTGGAATATTTCCTGAAGAAGAAACTGGAAGGCCTTAACGCCCCCCAGGTAGCAGAATGGGTGCATTTTGGGCTTACTTCCCAGGACATCAACAATACGGCTATTCCCCTCTCCTGGAAAGAGGCCATCGAGTTTGAATACCTGCCCGCCCTGCTCAACCTCAACCGCCAGCTGGAACTGCTGGCCGAAGAGTGGAAAGATATTCCCATGCTGGCCCGCACACACGGACAGCCCGCCAGCCCTACCCGGCTGGGCAAAGAGATCCGCGTATTTGTAGAGCGCCTGGAAAACCAGGTAGAGCGTTTCATTGAAGTGCCTGTGACTGCCAAGTTCGGCGGCGCAACCGGTAATTTCAACGCCCACCAGATCGCTTTCCCCAATAAGGATTGGGTGAAACTGGGCAACGGCTTCGTGGAAGGCGTCCTGGGCCTGCAACGCCAGCAGTTCACCACCCAGATAGAACACTACGATAACCTGGCCGCTCACTTTGACGCCATGAAAAGGATCAATACAATCCTGCTGGACTTCAGCCGCGACGTATGGACCTATATCTCCATGGATTATTTCAAGCAGCGCACCAAGAAAGGTGAGATCGGCTCTTCAGCCATGCCGCATAAGGTGAACCCCATCGACTTCGAAAATGCCGAAGGCAACCTGGGCATCTCCAGCGCCCTGCTGGAACACCTGGCCGCCAAACTGCCTGTCAGCCGCCTGCAGCGCGACCTGACCGACAGTACCGTTCTCCGCAATATCGGCGTACCCTTTGCCCATATCATCCTGGCCATCCGCTCCATTGAGAAAGGCCTGGGCAAACTGGTGCTGAACGATGAAAAGATCTACAATGACCTCGACAATAACTGGGCTGTAGTGGCGGAAGCCATCCAGACCGTCCTCCGCCGCGAGAACTACCCGCAGCCTTACGAGGCCCTCAAAGAACTGACACGTGGTAAAAATGGCATCACCAAGCAAAGCATGCACCAGTTTATTGATGGCCTGAAAGTAACGGCAGTGCTGAAAAAAGAGCTGAAGAAGATCACACCGCATAACTATACAGGAGTGAACCCGGAGTTCTAA
- a CDS encoding gliding motility-associated C-terminal domain-containing protein — MRLLALLSLLFFLSPAYTIAQVFPSFTAPDTVCVGAPVNITNTSIGASNYYWNFCTANINTAPDAVNLGNLGNQLNWPVFMDYAEVNGNYYAFVVNHMPGSLIRLDFGNSLLNTPTTVNLGNFNGVAGSVPNPEGIQVIQNDGEWYIIIVGGINNDPGRTKPYILKVELGANINNNNPAFTNWGNIGNLGQPTDLHMFREGNHWYGLSLNAVNNSITRFDFGTDFNNPPQGLNLGDLGVIRYPTGIYAINDNGYWRAFVTTEQSGLIRLDFGSSMTNIPTAVGLGSFGVKLRDITIIRYCDDIRGFAVDGATNQFIRLNFSSLSAAPTHENLGNLGSLSFPHSISTLFRVKDDVYTFTTNVDNNTITRFRFRGCTNSSLANSSQKDPGSITYNRGGIYNITLTIDEGQPTQSSFCKQVVVQENYASDFNYDQAICNPLSIQFANTNPNIPVMQWDFGDGGSNTSSLTPAHAYPAFGDYTVTFTVPGNKCTAPVSKTISINVTPEDVILTPDTVVCAGASKRLRTSAALEVCWSPTDYLDDPTSHNPVTRTPHDITYYAITKSTGTNLITNGDFSSGNNGFSSQYTYSSTSNGEGFYYISGNVPAWHGGLAGCSDHTGNGNMMMVNGAAVANQVVWSQTVTVQPNTNYAFSTWIASLHSSNPAQLQFSINGRNLGNMIQASSATCRWDQFYTTWNSGNSTTATISIVNQNLILAGNDFALDDISFAPVLLLRDQVSIKIETPVVTTGNDTLVCQDFPVPLRATGAATYSWSPVTGIRDPLSANPIVIPPQTTEYTVTGTTVNGCVAQDKILISTINKPAIHQLTADTLICLQGSVELRAAASGTAPIYQWQPDPTLSNTGIPNPIATPSVPTRYYLEVTGDNGCINRDSVLVDFLPYPEFKGPGNQVICSGYEKVLSASGGDSYTWTPGQYLDDHTIASPAITPFSAGNYSVYIRDNTCGFDSTIFFSVRVNPTPLVTAMKSGDINCVTHRSRLVAVGAANYLWTPALGLDSARSATPIAAIDKTTEFIVQGTNQFGCAGYDTIVVAVKVEEEPVFRVPNAFTPNGDGKNDCFGIRQWGAAEIREFTVFNRYGQRLFTSNNVGKCWDGTFKNTPQPGGQYVYVIKAGTVCGEITRTGVFYLIR, encoded by the coding sequence ATGCGTCTCTTAGCCCTACTGTCCTTACTGTTCTTTCTGTCACCCGCTTACACTATTGCCCAGGTATTCCCGTCTTTTACCGCACCAGACACTGTTTGCGTAGGCGCACCGGTCAATATCACCAACACCAGTATTGGGGCCAGCAATTATTACTGGAATTTCTGTACCGCCAATATCAATACAGCGCCCGATGCTGTTAACCTGGGTAACCTGGGCAACCAGCTGAACTGGCCGGTCTTTATGGACTATGCTGAAGTAAATGGCAACTATTACGCTTTTGTAGTGAACCATATGCCAGGAAGCCTTATCCGACTCGATTTCGGCAACAGCCTGCTCAATACCCCTACCACTGTAAACCTGGGAAACTTTAATGGCGTTGCCGGCTCCGTCCCTAATCCCGAAGGGATCCAGGTAATACAAAATGACGGGGAATGGTATATCATCATTGTGGGCGGCATTAACAATGACCCCGGCAGAACAAAACCCTATATTTTGAAAGTGGAGCTCGGGGCCAACATTAACAATAACAACCCTGCTTTTACCAACTGGGGCAATATTGGTAACCTGGGCCAGCCAACAGACCTGCATATGTTCAGGGAAGGTAACCACTGGTACGGGCTCTCCCTGAATGCCGTCAATAACAGCATCACACGCTTTGATTTTGGTACTGATTTCAACAACCCGCCCCAGGGACTCAACCTGGGTGATCTGGGGGTTATCCGGTACCCTACAGGTATCTATGCCATCAATGATAATGGCTACTGGCGCGCCTTTGTTACTACCGAACAAAGCGGCCTGATCCGGCTGGATTTCGGCAGTTCCATGACCAATATCCCTACGGCAGTGGGCCTCGGCAGCTTCGGTGTAAAATTGAGGGATATCACTATTATCCGCTACTGCGATGATATCAGGGGTTTTGCGGTGGATGGCGCTACCAATCAGTTTATCCGGCTTAACTTTTCCTCCCTGTCCGCTGCACCCACCCACGAGAACCTGGGTAACCTGGGCAGCCTGAGCTTTCCCCACTCCATTTCCACCCTGTTCCGTGTAAAGGACGATGTATATACTTTTACCACCAACGTTGACAACAACACTATTACCCGGTTCCGGTTCCGTGGATGCACCAATTCCAGCTTGGCCAATTCATCACAGAAAGACCCGGGCAGCATCACCTATAACCGGGGCGGCATTTATAATATCACCCTTACCATTGACGAAGGACAGCCCACCCAATCCTCTTTCTGCAAGCAGGTAGTGGTGCAGGAGAACTATGCCTCTGATTTCAACTACGACCAGGCCATCTGCAACCCTTTATCCATCCAGTTCGCCAATACCAACCCGAACATTCCTGTCATGCAATGGGATTTTGGTGATGGCGGCAGCAATACCAGCAGCCTCACACCTGCGCATGCCTACCCGGCATTTGGCGATTATACAGTTACTTTCACCGTACCTGGGAATAAATGCACGGCCCCGGTCAGCAAGACCATTTCCATCAATGTTACGCCGGAAGATGTGATCCTCACCCCCGATACCGTAGTATGTGCAGGCGCCAGCAAACGATTACGCACCAGTGCCGCACTGGAAGTGTGCTGGTCGCCCACTGATTACCTGGATGACCCTACCTCCCATAACCCTGTCACCCGTACCCCGCATGATATCACCTATTATGCTATCACCAAAAGCACAGGGACCAACCTGATCACCAATGGGGATTTCAGCAGTGGCAATAATGGCTTCAGCTCTCAATACACCTACTCCTCCACCAGCAATGGCGAGGGCTTTTATTATATTTCCGGCAATGTACCTGCCTGGCATGGCGGACTGGCGGGTTGTTCCGACCATACCGGTAATGGCAATATGATGATGGTGAACGGCGCTGCCGTGGCCAACCAGGTGGTATGGTCGCAGACGGTCACAGTACAGCCCAATACCAACTATGCTTTCAGCACCTGGATCGCCTCCCTTCATTCCAGCAACCCGGCCCAGTTGCAGTTTTCCATCAATGGCCGCAACCTGGGCAATATGATCCAGGCCAGCAGCGCTACCTGCCGCTGGGACCAGTTCTATACTACCTGGAACTCCGGCAACTCCACTACAGCCACCATCTCCATCGTTAACCAGAACCTGATCCTGGCCGGCAACGATTTTGCGCTGGACGATATCAGCTTTGCACCTGTACTGCTCCTGCGCGATCAGGTCAGCATAAAGATAGAAACGCCCGTGGTGACCACCGGCAATGACACCCTGGTCTGCCAGGACTTTCCAGTGCCGCTCCGGGCAACCGGCGCCGCTACCTATAGCTGGTCGCCCGTCACCGGCATCAGAGATCCCCTTTCCGCCAACCCCATTGTCATTCCGCCGCAGACCACGGAATATACCGTTACCGGCACTACGGTCAACGGATGTGTGGCCCAGGACAAGATACTCATCAGCACCATCAATAAACCTGCTATCCACCAGCTCACGGCGGATACACTGATCTGCCTCCAGGGCAGCGTGGAGCTGCGTGCCGCCGCTTCCGGCACTGCGCCCATTTACCAGTGGCAGCCGGACCCAACCCTCAGCAATACCGGCATCCCCAATCCCATTGCCACGCCATCAGTCCCTACCAGGTACTACCTGGAAGTGACAGGTGATAACGGCTGTATCAACCGGGATTCCGTATTGGTGGATTTCCTGCCCTATCCCGAATTCAAAGGACCGGGCAACCAGGTTATCTGTTCCGGTTATGAAAAAGTACTGAGCGCTTCAGGGGGCGATAGCTATACCTGGACCCCGGGCCAATACCTGGATGATCACACAATAGCCAGCCCGGCCATCACGCCTTTCAGCGCCGGCAACTACAGTGTGTATATCCGGGATAATACCTGCGGCTTTGACAGCACCATTTTTTTCTCAGTGCGGGTTAATCCCACGCCATTAGTCACCGCTATGAAATCAGGCGATATCAACTGCGTTACCCACCGCTCCCGGCTGGTGGCCGTAGGCGCCGCCAATTATCTCTGGACACCGGCCCTGGGCCTGGATAGCGCCCGCAGCGCAACGCCCATTGCGGCTATCGACAAGACCACTGAGTTCATTGTGCAGGGCACCAACCAGTTTGGCTGTGCCGGTTATGATACTATTGTAGTAGCCGTGAAAGTGGAAGAAGAACCCGTTTTCAGGGTACCCAATGCTTTTACACCAAACGGGGATGGTAAAAATGATTGTTTCGGCATCCGCCAGTGGGGCGCAGCGGAGATCCGGGAATTTACAGTCTTCAACCGGTATGGACAAAGACTCTTTACCAGCAATAATGTGGGCAAATGCTGGGACGGCACATTTAAAAATACCCCGCAGCCCGGCGGGCAATATGTATATGTGATCAAAGCGGGTACTGTCTGCGGAGAGATCACCCGCACCGGCGTTTTTTACCTGATACGTTAA
- a CDS encoding menaquinone biosynthesis protein, whose protein sequence is MKKIKVGIVNYLNTRPLLYGIEHSPVISAIEPVPDYPANIARMLLEGTIDMGLVPVAVIPRMPEYHLNTNYCIGAVGAVSSVCIFSEVPITEVKEVLLDYQSRTSVALAKVLLRDYWKIQPVLTDAVNEDYRSRIRGTTAGLVIGNRALEQRAISPYIYDLGEAWTAHTGLPFVFAAWVSNKPLPADFVAEFDAANKEGLLHIDTVVAENPYPVFDLHEYYTKYISYELDAPKRKGLELFLSLLRQPVTS, encoded by the coding sequence TTGAAGAAGATTAAGGTTGGAATCGTGAATTATCTCAATACCAGGCCCTTATTGTATGGAATTGAGCATTCACCTGTGATCAGCGCTATTGAGCCCGTACCCGATTACCCGGCCAATATTGCCCGTATGCTGCTGGAGGGAACCATTGATATGGGCCTTGTGCCTGTGGCAGTGATCCCCCGCATGCCCGAATATCATCTCAATACCAATTATTGTATCGGCGCTGTGGGCGCTGTTTCTTCGGTCTGCATTTTCAGTGAAGTACCCATCACCGAGGTGAAAGAGGTGCTGCTGGACTACCAGAGCCGTACTTCTGTGGCCCTGGCCAAAGTGCTGCTGCGGGATTACTGGAAGATCCAGCCTGTCCTGACAGATGCTGTCAATGAGGACTATCGCTCCCGCATCAGGGGTACCACTGCCGGCCTGGTGATCGGCAACAGGGCCCTGGAGCAGCGGGCCATTTCTCCCTATATCTATGACCTGGGGGAAGCCTGGACAGCGCATACCGGTCTGCCCTTTGTTTTTGCCGCCTGGGTCAGCAACAAGCCGCTGCCCGCAGATTTTGTAGCCGAATTTGATGCCGCCAACAAAGAAGGGCTGTTGCATATTGATACCGTAGTGGCGGAAAATCCTTACCCGGTATTTGACCTGCACGAGTATTACACCAAATATATCAGCTACGAACTGGACGCGCCCAAAAGAAAGGGCCTGGAATTGTTCCTGTCCCTGCTGCGGCAGCCGGTGACCAGCTAA